Proteins found in one Enterococcus sp. 9D6_DIV0238 genomic segment:
- a CDS encoding amino acid ABC transporter ATP-binding protein gives MSTIIEVEHLRKSFGENEVLKDINVTVNKGEVVTIIGSSGSGKSTLLRCINLLEKPTGGKIIYNNENVLERGYNLPKYRTHLGMVFQSFNLFNNMNVLENCTSGQITVLKREKEEARKIAMENLEKVGMGRFIDAKPSQLSGGQKQRVAIARALSMNPDVMLFDEPTSALDPEMVGEVLKTMKDLAHTGLTMIIVTHEMAFAKEVSDRVIFMDKGVIAEEGTAEDIFVHPKEERTKEFLHRILSQNQ, from the coding sequence ATGAGTACAATTATTGAAGTTGAACATTTACGAAAAAGCTTCGGCGAAAATGAAGTGTTAAAAGATATCAATGTAACAGTCAACAAAGGAGAAGTCGTAACGATCATCGGGTCTTCTGGTTCGGGAAAATCAACCTTATTGCGTTGCATCAATCTATTAGAAAAGCCTACTGGCGGAAAAATCATTTATAACAATGAAAACGTGCTTGAACGTGGGTATAATTTACCAAAATATCGAACACATTTAGGTATGGTTTTTCAATCATTCAATTTATTCAACAACATGAATGTATTAGAAAACTGTACATCTGGGCAGATCACTGTCTTAAAACGGGAGAAAGAAGAGGCTCGCAAAATTGCGATGGAAAACCTTGAAAAAGTTGGTATGGGTCGTTTCATCGATGCCAAACCATCACAGCTTTCCGGTGGTCAAAAGCAGCGTGTTGCAATTGCCCGTGCCTTATCGATGAATCCTGATGTGATGCTATTCGATGAGCCGACCTCTGCATTGGATCCTGAAATGGTCGGAGAAGTTTTAAAAACAATGAAGGATCTTGCTCATACTGGTTTGACAATGATCATCGTGACGCACGAAATGGCCTTTGCCAAAGAAGTTTCTGACCGTGTTATTTTTATGGATAAAGGTGTCATCGCAGAAGAAGGAACTGCTGAAGATATTTTTGTCCATCCAAAAGAGGAACGAACAAAAGAATTTTTACACCGTATCTTATCACAAAATCAATGA
- a CDS encoding ABC transporter permease subunit (The N-terminal region of this protein, as described by TIGR01726, is a three transmembrane segment that identifies a subfamily of ABC transporter permease subunits, which specificities that include histidine, arginine, glutamine, glutamate, L-cystine (sic), the opines (in Agrobacterium) octopine and nopaline, etc.) — translation MNKKSFSLGLLFALILSFFFAPVITQAQGEANGEFRVGMEAGYAPFNWSQKTDANGAVPIQGNSSYAGGYDVQIAKKIADGLGKKLVIVQTKWDGLAPALQSGKIDAIVAGMSPTAERRKEIDFTDPYYESQLVVVVQKKGNYADAKNLKDLTGAKITAQLNTFHYSVIDQIPGVNKQQAMDNFSAMRTALASGMIDGYVSERPEGVTATSVNKDLKMLEFSKENGFQTNPEDVQIAVGMRKQDPEIAKVNQILSDISSDERTKIMDQAVKDQPAAASSDSEKAGILTDFKTIWSQYGGMFLRGAGLTLFIALIGTVIGTALGLLIGVVRTIPESENKVARLFQKIGNALLSIYIEVFRGTPMMVQAMVIFYGLALAFGISLDRTIAALFIVSINTGAYMSEIVRGGIFAVDQGQFEAAQAIGMTHGQTMRKVVVPQVLRNILPATGNEFVINIKDTAVLSVIGVADLFFQGNSASGANFQFFQTFTIVGIMYLIMTYAITRVLRFVEKKMDGPSAYVKLEDVENVKES, via the coding sequence ATGAACAAAAAATCATTTTCACTGGGGCTGTTATTCGCACTTATCTTAAGTTTTTTCTTTGCACCAGTAATTACTCAAGCACAAGGAGAAGCTAACGGAGAATTCCGCGTTGGGATGGAAGCAGGCTACGCTCCTTTTAACTGGTCGCAAAAAACAGATGCCAATGGCGCCGTTCCGATTCAAGGAAATTCTTCTTATGCTGGCGGTTATGATGTCCAGATCGCCAAAAAAATCGCTGATGGACTTGGCAAAAAATTAGTCATTGTTCAAACAAAATGGGACGGCTTAGCTCCTGCTCTGCAATCTGGAAAAATCGATGCGATCGTTGCCGGAATGAGTCCGACTGCTGAACGCCGAAAAGAAATCGACTTTACGGATCCCTATTATGAATCTCAATTAGTTGTCGTTGTTCAGAAAAAAGGCAATTACGCTGATGCCAAAAACTTAAAAGATTTAACGGGTGCTAAGATCACTGCCCAATTGAACACTTTCCACTATAGTGTCATCGATCAAATTCCTGGTGTAAATAAACAGCAGGCGATGGATAACTTCTCTGCTATGAGAACGGCACTAGCTTCCGGCATGATCGACGGTTATGTCAGCGAACGGCCTGAAGGTGTGACTGCTACAAGTGTCAACAAAGACTTGAAAATGCTGGAATTCTCAAAAGAGAACGGCTTCCAAACAAATCCTGAGGATGTTCAAATCGCTGTTGGTATGCGTAAACAAGATCCTGAAATCGCAAAAGTCAATCAAATTTTATCAGATATTTCATCAGACGAACGGACAAAAATCATGGATCAAGCTGTTAAGGATCAACCTGCTGCGGCATCAAGTGATAGTGAAAAAGCAGGCATTTTAACAGATTTCAAAACGATTTGGAGCCAATATGGCGGAATGTTTTTACGTGGTGCCGGCTTGACGTTGTTTATCGCTTTGATCGGTACAGTCATCGGTACAGCTTTAGGTTTATTGATCGGTGTTGTGCGGACGATTCCAGAATCAGAAAATAAAGTTGCCCGCCTTTTCCAAAAGATCGGCAACGCACTGCTTTCGATCTATATTGAAGTATTCCGTGGTACACCTATGATGGTACAAGCAATGGTCATTTTCTATGGTTTAGCTTTAGCCTTTGGTATTTCTTTAGATCGAACAATCGCAGCATTGTTCATCGTTTCGATCAATACAGGTGCTTATATGTCAGAAATCGTTCGTGGCGGTATTTTCGCTGTCGATCAAGGACAGTTCGAAGCTGCTCAAGCTATCGGTATGACACATGGGCAAACCATGCGTAAAGTAGTTGTTCCTCAAGTATTACGAAATATCTTACCTGCTACAGGGAATGAATTTGTGATCAACATCAAAGATACAGCTGTGTTAAGTGTCATTGGAGTAGCTGACTTATTCTTCCAAGGAAATTCGGCTTCAGGCGCAAACTTCCAATTTTTCCAAACATTTACGATCGTCGGGATCATGTATTTGATCATGACTTATGCGATCACGCGTGTACTACGCTTTGTTGAGAAAAAAATGGATGGACCGTCTGCTTATGTCAAACTTGAAGATGTAGAAAATGTAAAAGAAAGCTAG
- a CDS encoding NAD-dependent protein deacylase produces METIDQKQALHLIKEGKKITFLTGAGISTPSGIPDYRSLAGVYQGIEQPEYLLSVTCLEEEPQKFYDFIQTLYHPNARPNMIHSKIAALEKTKETWVISQNIDGLHKAAGSHNLVDFHGSLYDCYCQTCGQKVSSGEYLTSDKHLACGGQLRPGIVLYEEGLDQQAITAAIKAVEQADLVVIVGTSFQVHPFCDLIHYASEEAVILVINQTTIQLNRHAYFLKEKAEIIFENI; encoded by the coding sequence ATGGAAACGATCGACCAAAAGCAAGCATTGCATTTGATCAAAGAAGGGAAAAAGATTACTTTTTTGACAGGAGCAGGTATTTCTACACCATCGGGCATACCGGATTATCGTTCTTTGGCAGGCGTTTATCAAGGAATTGAACAGCCTGAATATTTATTGAGTGTTACTTGCTTAGAAGAAGAACCACAAAAATTTTATGACTTTATCCAAACCTTGTATCATCCAAATGCACGACCGAACATGATCCATTCAAAAATCGCAGCTTTAGAAAAGACAAAAGAGACTTGGGTCATTTCTCAAAATATAGACGGCTTGCATAAAGCGGCAGGTAGTCATAATCTTGTCGATTTTCATGGCAGCTTATACGACTGCTATTGTCAAACGTGCGGACAAAAAGTTTCATCTGGAGAATATTTAACTTCTGATAAGCATTTAGCGTGCGGCGGGCAGCTTCGGCCAGGAATCGTTTTATATGAAGAGGGCTTAGATCAACAAGCGATCACAGCAGCGATCAAAGCTGTTGAGCAGGCAGATTTAGTTGTGATCGTCGGAACAAGTTTTCAAGTGCATCCCTTTTGCGATTTGATTCATTATGCATCAGAAGAAGCAGTTATTTTAGTTATTAATCAAACAACGATTCAGTTGAATAGACATGCTTATTTTTTAAAGGAAAAAGCAGAAATTATTTTTGAAAATATATAA
- a CDS encoding chorismate mutase, whose amino-acid sequence MEEIKTERQKMIDGELYFSADPELITARKFAREQMKLINNEEDRLIRRQLVEETFGSTGTGSYIEPTINFDYGFNIHVGKNFYANFNSIFLDVCPITIGDNCMFGPNAQLYTATHPLHPVKRNSGLEFGKPITLGNNVWLGGGVVITPGVTLGDNVVVAAGSVVTKSFPANCVIGGNPAKIIKEIDLEEKNTSLASQRNKIDALDKKIVALLEERMDAVTSIAEIKKTTDKEILDPSREKEVLEKIAGYVTNDSYKEVLIETYQGIMDASKHFQQQQLD is encoded by the coding sequence ATGGAAGAAATCAAAACAGAACGTCAAAAAATGATTGATGGTGAGCTTTATTTTTCTGCAGATCCAGAATTGATCACGGCCAGAAAATTCGCTAGAGAACAAATGAAACTGATCAATAATGAAGAAGATCGTTTGATTCGTCGCCAGTTAGTGGAGGAAACATTTGGATCAACGGGCACAGGCAGTTATATTGAGCCTACGATCAATTTTGATTATGGTTTCAATATTCACGTAGGGAAAAATTTCTATGCCAATTTCAATAGTATTTTCTTAGATGTTTGCCCGATCACGATTGGTGATAATTGCATGTTTGGACCAAATGCACAACTATATACTGCGACTCATCCACTGCATCCAGTAAAGAGAAATAGCGGATTGGAATTTGGCAAACCGATTACTTTGGGTAATAATGTTTGGTTGGGTGGAGGTGTTGTAATCACACCGGGCGTAACCTTAGGGGATAATGTGGTTGTTGCTGCTGGTTCGGTCGTGACAAAATCATTCCCGGCAAATTGTGTGATTGGCGGCAATCCGGCAAAAATCATCAAAGAAATCGATTTAGAAGAAAAGAATACATCGTTAGCTAGTCAACGAAATAAGATCGACGCGCTTGATAAAAAGATCGTTGCGCTGCTGGAAGAGCGAATGGATGCTGTGACATCGATCGCTGAAATCAAAAAGACTACGGACAAAGAAATTCTTGATCCTTCTAGAGAAAAAGAAGTACTAGAAAAAATAGCCGGTTATGTGACAAACGACAGCTATAAAGAAGTGTTGATAGAAACTTATCAGGGAATCATGGATGCATCGAAGCATTTTCAACAACAACAGTTGGACTAA
- a CDS encoding transcription repressor NadR, translating into MDGIKRRELILQTLTTAEKPVSASRFAKDFNVSRQIIVGDVALLRAAGQEIIATARGYLLETTQDKKGIWRKIACQHAPEKTAEELSIIVACGGEIVDVVVEHPIYGELTGGLHIRTEKEIRSFIKMYENSNASLLSELTEGVHLHTIHCADEEMLVRIKEALSEKGILYEN; encoded by the coding sequence ATGGATGGGATCAAAAGGCGGGAACTGATTTTACAGACGCTAACGACAGCTGAAAAACCAGTAAGCGCCAGCCGTTTTGCAAAAGATTTTAATGTCAGTCGTCAAATCATTGTTGGAGATGTTGCCCTTTTGAGAGCTGCAGGACAAGAGATCATTGCAACTGCGCGCGGCTATTTACTGGAAACGACCCAAGATAAAAAAGGAATATGGCGTAAAATCGCTTGCCAGCATGCCCCGGAAAAAACGGCAGAAGAATTATCGATCATTGTCGCATGCGGTGGAGAAATCGTTGATGTAGTGGTTGAGCATCCTATTTATGGTGAGCTGACTGGCGGATTGCATATTCGTACAGAAAAAGAAATTCGATCATTCATAAAAATGTATGAGAACAGCAATGCCTCATTGTTATCAGAGTTGACTGAGGGCGTTCATTTGCACACGATTCATTGTGCAGATGAAGAAATGCTGGTGCGGATCAAAGAAGCATTGTCTGAAAAAGGAATCTTATATGAAAATTAG